The DNA region ATCTTATATCATCTTGAAGGATATGATATTCAGGAAATAAGCCGGATGATTGATGCGCCTTCCGGCACAGTTAAATCGCGATTAGCCCGAGCGCGAGAAATATTAAAACAAAAATTAATCAATTATATTTCGTAATGGATATATTTATGACTTGTGAGACTATTAGACTCAAATTAGCAGATTATATACTCGATAATCTTAATCCATCTGAACAACAAGAGATAAGAGTGCATCTCGAGGGATGCGCCGTATGCAGAAATGAACTAGAACTATTAACTCGGGTTGAGGTATTAATCAATGCGGTCAAGTTAGAAGAGCCGCCGATTGGATTATGGGAAAAAATAGAAGCGAAGATTACAACCCAAGAAACAAAAGTTCGAGCTAGCCAAACGCTCGTTAGTTGGTTTAAAACCAGCCCGATGCCACGATTTGCTACAATAGCGATATTGCTCATTATTGTCGGTGGTGGATTATGGTGGAGATTTCATCGTTTACCAAATTATCCGGTAACCCCAGTCCAAACCGCTGAAGAGCCAATAGAAATTTATATGACACAACATACAATATCAACCCTCGAAGATCCAGTAACCGATAAAAACGGAATCGGTTTAATCATGGTCACCGCAAATGAGTTAACCGGTGAACTATAATGCTTATTACTATGATGAACCTAATATTGAAAAGTTTCATTTCAATCTATATTGTTTTAGTTCTGGTATCGGCAGGATATGCGGTTGAACCAATTGAACTATTAAAACATGCATGGGACAATGAAGGAACCATTCGTCTCTATGGAAAAATAAGCACATTCGGTTATTTCGGTGCACGAAATGTATCTTCCCAGATAGAATTGTATTGGTTTCCTCCGAAAAAAATCCGCCGTGAGTTCTATGCAGATAACCAGCTTCGATTGGTTCTTGTTTCGGATGAAACCACGGAATGGCGATACTTTCCCAGACGGAATATAGTGGTAATTTCAGAGTTACCAACGGAAGTAAAAATGACCCCGTCACGATTGCAGTTATTGATGCAGAACTACCATATCAAATCCGTCGGGCAAGAAAAAATTCTTAATCGCACTGCTGATGTTATAGAGATAATCCCCAAGTATCCGGGAAACCCATCCCGTCGGATTTGGGTAGATATAAAACAACCGATTATTTTACGAATTGAACAATTTAACGCTGAATCTAAAAAAATATCAACCAGTTATTTTACAGAACTATCGTTTAGCAAAAAAATTGATATCTCGGCTTTTACTATTCCATCAACGGTAAAATTTATCAATCAATCCAATACGTTTAGACGTAAATATAGTATAGAACAAGCAGAAAAAGAACTAAACTATGCGATAAAAACCGCTACCTATTTACCTCCGGGCTATATTTATGAGGGTTGTTATTTATGGCAACCACGATTCCGCGGAACAAATCAATCATTGCAGTTACGATATACCGATGGATTGAATATCCTTTCGATATTTGAGCATCCCATTGAGAAAAAAAGAACAGAACGAGATTTTAAAAAAGGCATTGACCGCCAATTTGACAGGAGAAAATACTCACCTTTCCAACGCAATCAAGGCAGAGATATAGAATTTCGGAAACATGCTGAGGATACGACCCGCGAAATAAGAGAATATTTTGAACGACAACATGGGAAAATAATGAGAATTAATGTTGGTTCAATCCAGTGTATTATTATAGGTGATTTACCTCAAAAAGAGTTACAGAAAATAGCACAAAGTTTACAATAATAAAATATACATTTTGCAACTGAAACTCAACATTAACGTCTAGTCTTTACAAAACAGTAAAAGGAGGTGAACCAGATGAAAACGAGATTAATTGCGGTTATTTCAATCATCATTATGATCGCGTTAATTGCCGGTTTCGCTATTACATATGCAAAACAGGAAAGAGAAGGTAAAGGCGAGAAAAATGAATGGGGTAAAGGAAAATTGGAGAAAGGCAAAGGAATTGCTGCTCCACTAGGTAAATCTCCAGGTATGAAGTACTGGCAGAAGCTCAATCTTACAGATGAACAGAAAGAAAAAATAAAAGCAGCGAAATTGCAGTTTATGAAAGAAACGTTACCTATTCGAAATGAATTAAGTATTAAAAAAATAGAATTACAGGAACTTTGGTCAGCCGAGGAACCGGATGCGAAAAAGATTATTGCGAAACAAAAAGAGATTAACGATTTAACCGCTAAATTATCTGAGAAAATGGTTTATCATCGAATTGAAATGAGTAAGATACTTACTCCAGAACAAAAACAGATGATGAAAAAAGGTATGGGCGCTATGAAGATGTCGCGTGGTAAAGATGGTTTCGGTGGTTATGGTATGGGTATGCAAGGTGGTATGGGTTGCTGTGCAGGTATGGGTGCGGGAAAAGGTCAAACTGGCATGGGAAAACATATGAATCCAGAATGCCCCATGATGAAATAATCGCAAAAGAAATAACTATGTAGCAAAAGAGGGTAAAATAAAAAATTTTACCCTCTTTTTTTATGGTATCCAAGTTAGTTTTTGGTGAGGATATATAAAAGCGTTCCAGGTACCGGTTTCCTGAAAATCGGGTTGCTAGCGTTGACACAACTCGCAGTTCAGTTTATTATATATACATACATAAAGTATTTGCGGGAGTAGTTCAGATGGTAGAACACCAGCCTTCCAAGTTGGTCGTCGCGGGTTCGATCCCCGTCTCCCGCTCCATATAAATCTTGTGGTAAACCGATTTGAAGTGATTCAAACGGATATATCAATTTGTATACGAGTTCATCCGTTTGAATCTTGTTTTTTATGAAGGTCGTTATCAGTTATCCGCCATTAAACGGTAAAGGACATCCTACTCTTG from bacterium includes:
- a CDS encoding zf-HC2 domain-containing protein, whose product is MTCETIRLKLADYILDNLNPSEQQEIRVHLEGCAVCRNELELLTRVEVLINAVKLEEPPIGLWEKIEAKITTQETKVRASQTLVSWFKTSPMPRFATIAILLIIVGGGLWWRFHRLPNYPVTPVQTAEEPIEIYMTQHTISTLEDPVTDKNGIGLIMVTANELTGEL
- a CDS encoding Spy/CpxP family protein refolding chaperone, which gives rise to MIALIAGFAITYAKQEREGKGEKNEWGKGKLEKGKGIAAPLGKSPGMKYWQKLNLTDEQKEKIKAAKLQFMKETLPIRNELSIKKIELQELWSAEEPDAKKIIAKQKEINDLTAKLSEKMVYHRIEMSKILTPEQKQMMKKGMGAMKMSRGKDGFGGYGMGMQGGMGCCAGMGAGKGQTGMGKHMNPECPMMK